The Streptomyces sp. NBC_00224 genome contains the following window.
TCCGCCAACCGCGAGACCGCCCTGCAGAACGGCCAGGTCGACTACTACGTCGGCACCTACACCATCAACGACAACCGCAAGAAGCTGGTCGGCTTCGCCGGGCCGTACTACCTGGCCGGCCAGGGCCTGCTCGTGCGCACCGACGAGGACGACATCAACGGGCCGCAGGACCTGGGCGGCAAGCGCGTCTGCTCGGCCGCGGGCTCCACCCCGTACCAGCGCATCCAGAAGGACTACCCGAAGGCCGATCTCGTCGCGTACGACACGTACTCCGTCTGTGTGGACAACCTGCTCACCTACCAGGTCGCCGCCGTCACCACCGACGACACCATCCTCAGCGGGTACGCGGCCAAGGTGCCCGACGAGCTGAAGGTGGTCGGCAAGCCCTTCTCGAAGGAGCCGTACGGCGTCGGTGTGCCGCGCAGCGACAACGCCCTGCGCTTCGCCCTCGACAACGCCATCGAGACCCACGAGAAGAACGGCGACTGGCAGAAGGCGTACGACGCGACGCTCGGCCTGTCGGGACGCAAGGCCGCGCCCGCCCCGCCCATCGACCGCTACCCGGCGAGCTGAGGCCCCGCATGGACGTAATGACCAAGAACTTCTCGCTGTACGGCAAGGGCTTCCTCGGCACCGTCGAGCTCACCGTCTACGCCTCGGCCGTGGCCCTCGTGCTCGGCTTCCTGATGGCCTCCTTCCGGGTCTCGCCGGTCGGC
Protein-coding sequences here:
- a CDS encoding glutamate ABC transporter substrate-binding protein produces the protein MTRTRRALAALALVLAAAGCGKSGSPPVKGPQSDQLPHYQVMTGFSLPDSPVWRRAKNRGHLVVGAKEDQPYMGEKDPATGVYSGFDIEIAKMMSASLGFDPKTIAFKTIASANRETALQNGQVDYYVGTYTINDNRKKLVGFAGPYYLAGQGLLVRTDEDDINGPQDLGGKRVCSAAGSTPYQRIQKDYPKADLVAYDTYSVCVDNLLTYQVAAVTTDDTILSGYAAKVPDELKVVGKPFSKEPYGVGVPRSDNALRFALDNAIETHEKNGDWQKAYDATLGLSGRKAAPAPPIDRYPAS